One Defluviimonas sp. SAOS-178_SWC DNA window includes the following coding sequences:
- a CDS encoding TRAP transporter substrate-binding protein, whose amino-acid sequence MTTRRKFLTTGALAAGAATLAAPAVRAQAPIKWRLQTYAGAALGAEVIQPAIEAFNTIADGQMEIELFFSDQLVPTSELFRAMQNGTIDAVQSDDDSMASPTEVTVFGGYFPLALRYSLDVPALFNHYGLDEIWKEEYAKVGIKHISAGSWDPCHFSMKDPVTKLADLQGKRVFTFPTAGRFLAQFGVVPVTLPWEDIEIALQTGELDGVAWSGITEVYTASWAKLAPNFLTNNISGAWIGHFFANMERWDAVPPHLQLLMQTCFEQSHYYRQHWYWAGEARLRVEGAETKLTSISDEEWATVEEAARKFWEEIAAESETKAKVVGIIEKYNETMVKAGRPYRNV is encoded by the coding sequence ATGACCACAAGACGCAAGTTTCTGACCACGGGCGCGCTCGCCGCCGGCGCGGCGACCCTCGCGGCCCCTGCGGTCCGGGCCCAGGCGCCGATCAAGTGGCGGCTTCAGACCTATGCCGGCGCGGCCCTTGGCGCCGAGGTGATCCAGCCAGCGATCGAGGCGTTCAACACCATCGCCGACGGCCAGATGGAGATCGAGCTCTTCTTCTCGGACCAGCTTGTGCCGACGTCCGAACTGTTCCGCGCGATGCAGAACGGCACGATCGACGCAGTCCAGTCGGATGACGACAGCATGGCCTCGCCGACGGAGGTGACCGTCTTCGGCGGCTACTTCCCGCTGGCGCTGCGCTACTCGCTCGACGTGCCCGCGCTCTTCAACCACTACGGTCTCGACGAGATCTGGAAGGAGGAATACGCCAAGGTCGGGATCAAGCACATCTCGGCCGGGTCGTGGGATCCTTGCCACTTCTCCATGAAGGATCCGGTAACCAAGCTGGCCGACCTTCAGGGCAAGCGCGTCTTCACCTTCCCGACCGCCGGCCGTTTCCTCGCGCAGTTCGGCGTCGTGCCGGTCACGCTGCCGTGGGAAGACATCGAGATCGCGCTGCAGACGGGCGAGCTCGACGGCGTCGCATGGTCGGGCATCACCGAGGTCTATACCGCGTCTTGGGCCAAGCTCGCGCCGAATTTCCTGACCAACAACATCTCCGGCGCCTGGATCGGCCACTTCTTCGCCAATATGGAACGCTGGGACGCGGTGCCGCCGCATCTGCAACTGCTGATGCAGACCTGCTTCGAGCAGTCGCACTATTACCGCCAGCACTGGTACTGGGCCGGCGAGGCGCGGCTTCGGGTCGAGGGCGCGGAGACCAAGCTGACCTCCATCTCCGACGAGGAATGGGCGACGGTCGAGGAAGCCGCGCGGAAGTTCTGGGAAGAGATCGCGGCCGAAAGCGAGACCAAGGCCAAGGTCGTCGGCATCATCGAGAAGTACAACGAGACGATGGTGAAGGCCGGGCGGCCCTACCGCAACGTCTGA
- a CDS encoding glutamine synthetase family protein has translation MPANLTFDALKKAVAGGEIDTVLACFPDMQGRLMGKRFVARHFIDGAWEETHCCNYLLAVDVEMYTVPGYKSASWSKGYGDYVLKPDLSTLRHIPWLEGTAMVLCDLLDHHTHEEVAVSPRAILKRQVARAKAMGFDAMMATELEFFLFQDSYDDLNDRNYQNLQPLGRHNIDYSIFGTTKEESVMRAIRNGLWDAGIPIENSKGEAEVGQEEINAKYSDALDTCDMHAIIKNGVKEIAFQHGRAATFMAKYSHERAGSSSHVHQSLWKNGKPAFRDEKDPHGMSDLMKHYIAGQLAYAREITPLLAPYINSYKRFVVGMFAPTKAVWSLDNRTAGFRVCGEGTKAIRVECRIGGADLNPYMACAGLLAAGLAGIEQKLELEPAIAGDIYHAKRVREIPHTLGEAADLMSKSKMLRAAFGDDVVDHYTRAARWEIEEQNRVVTDWEVKRGFERL, from the coding sequence ATGCCCGCAAATCTGACATTCGACGCGCTGAAGAAAGCCGTCGCCGGTGGCGAGATCGACACCGTACTCGCCTGCTTCCCGGACATGCAGGGAAGGCTGATGGGCAAGCGCTTCGTCGCGCGGCACTTCATCGACGGCGCCTGGGAAGAGACGCATTGCTGCAATTACCTCCTCGCCGTCGATGTCGAGATGTACACGGTGCCGGGCTACAAGTCGGCGAGTTGGTCGAAGGGCTACGGCGACTACGTCCTGAAACCCGACCTTTCGACCTTGCGCCATATTCCTTGGCTCGAAGGCACGGCGATGGTGCTTTGCGACCTGCTCGACCACCACACGCACGAAGAGGTCGCCGTTTCCCCGCGTGCGATCCTCAAGCGGCAGGTGGCGCGGGCGAAGGCGATGGGCTTTGACGCGATGATGGCGACGGAACTGGAGTTCTTCCTGTTCCAGGACAGCTACGACGACCTCAACGACCGCAACTACCAGAACCTCCAGCCGCTCGGGCGGCACAATATCGACTACTCGATCTTCGGCACAACCAAGGAAGAAAGCGTGATGCGGGCGATCCGCAACGGGCTTTGGGACGCGGGAATTCCGATCGAGAATTCCAAGGGCGAGGCGGAGGTCGGGCAGGAAGAGATCAACGCGAAATATTCCGATGCGCTCGATACCTGCGACATGCATGCGATCATCAAGAACGGCGTGAAGGAGATCGCGTTCCAGCACGGCCGCGCCGCGACCTTCATGGCGAAGTACAGCCACGAACGCGCCGGCTCGTCGAGCCATGTCCACCAGTCGCTCTGGAAGAACGGCAAGCCCGCCTTCCGGGACGAGAAGGACCCGCACGGCATGTCCGACCTGATGAAGCACTACATCGCCGGACAGCTCGCCTACGCGCGGGAGATCACGCCGCTTCTCGCGCCCTATATCAACAGCTACAAACGCTTTGTCGTGGGGATGTTCGCGCCGACGAAGGCGGTCTGGTCGCTCGACAACCGCACGGCGGGCTTCCGCGTCTGCGGCGAAGGCACCAAGGCGATCCGCGTCGAATGCCGGATCGGCGGCGCCGACCTCAACCCCTACATGGCTTGCGCCGGTCTATTGGCGGCGGGGCTGGCCGGGATCGAGCAGAAGCTGGAACTGGAACCCGCGATCGCCGGTGATATCTATCACGCCAAGAGGGTGCGCGAGATCCCGCACACGCTGGGCGAGGCGGCCGACCTGATGAGCAAGTCGAAGATGCTGCGCGCGGCCTTCGGTGACGATGTCGTGGACCATTACACCCGCGCCGCCCGCTGGGAGATCGAGGAACAGAACCGCGTCGTGACCGACTGGGAAGTGAAGCGGGGATTTGAGCGGCTCTAA
- a CDS encoding aldehyde dehydrogenase family protein: protein MTKMIQCISPVDGRVYAERPALTLAEAEACVARARAAQHGWAERPLEERIALVKAGVAKLNEMKARVVEELAWQMGRPTRYGGEFGGVDDRTNYMAEIAADTLAPMVVENSNLFERRIEREPHGIVFIVAPWNYPYLTTINTLAPALIAGNAVILKHATQTLLVGERLAEAFHAAGVPEDVFQNVVLDHQVTEDLIGQRAFGFVNFTGSVGGGVAMEKAAAGTFTALGLELGGKDPGYVMDDADLDAAVDSLMDGAMYNAGQCCCGIERIYVHESLYDAFVEKAVAWVKALKLGSPFEASTTLGPMANRRFADTVRGQIADAITDGATALIDPALFPEDDGGAYLAPQILVNVNHEMRVMREESFGPVVGIMPVKDDDHAIAMMNDCDYGLTASLWTADSARAARIGRQLETGTVFQNRCDYLDPALCWTGCKDTGRGAALSPLGFQSVTRPKSYHLKKVTK from the coding sequence ATGACCAAGATGATCCAATGTATCTCGCCCGTCGACGGGCGGGTCTATGCCGAGCGTCCGGCCCTGACGCTGGCCGAGGCGGAGGCCTGTGTCGCGCGCGCCAGGGCCGCCCAGCACGGCTGGGCCGAGCGGCCGCTGGAGGAGCGCATCGCGCTTGTGAAGGCGGGGGTCGCGAAGCTCAACGAGATGAAGGCGCGCGTGGTCGAGGAGCTGGCCTGGCAGATGGGCCGCCCGACCCGCTATGGCGGCGAATTCGGCGGCGTCGACGACCGCACCAACTACATGGCCGAGATTGCGGCCGACACTCTTGCGCCGATGGTCGTGGAGAACTCCAACCTCTTCGAGCGCCGGATAGAGCGCGAGCCGCACGGGATCGTCTTCATCGTGGCGCCCTGGAACTATCCCTACCTTACCACGATCAATACGCTGGCCCCGGCCCTCATCGCCGGGAATGCGGTCATTCTGAAGCACGCGACCCAGACGCTGCTTGTGGGTGAACGGCTGGCCGAGGCCTTCCACGCCGCCGGTGTGCCCGAGGACGTGTTCCAGAACGTCGTTCTCGACCACCAGGTGACCGAGGACCTGATCGGCCAGCGCGCCTTCGGCTTCGTGAACTTCACCGGCTCCGTCGGGGGCGGCGTGGCGATGGAGAAAGCGGCGGCGGGGACGTTCACGGCGCTCGGGCTCGAGCTTGGCGGCAAGGATCCGGGCTATGTCATGGACGACGCCGATCTCGACGCCGCCGTCGACAGCCTGATGGATGGCGCGATGTACAATGCCGGCCAGTGCTGCTGCGGGATCGAGCGGATCTATGTGCATGAAAGCCTCTACGACGCATTCGTCGAAAAGGCCGTGGCCTGGGTCAAGGCGCTGAAACTCGGCAGCCCCTTCGAAGCCTCGACGACGCTCGGCCCGATGGCCAACAGGCGCTTTGCCGACACCGTCCGCGGCCAGATCGCCGATGCGATCACCGATGGCGCGACGGCGCTCATCGACCCCGCGCTTTTCCCCGAGGATGACGGCGGCGCCTACCTCGCACCGCAGATCCTCGTGAACGTCAACCACGAGATGCGAGTGATGCGCGAGGAAAGCTTCGGCCCCGTGGTCGGCATCATGCCGGTGAAGGACGACGATCACGCCATCGCGATGATGAACGATTGCGACTACGGCCTGACCGCCTCGCTCTGGACCGCCGACAGCGCACGGGCCGCGCGGATCGGCCGGCAGCTGGAGACCGGGACGGTGTTCCAGAACCGCTGCGACTACCTCGACCCCGCGCTCTGCTGGACCGGCTGCAAGGATACCGGGCGCGGCGCCGCACTCTCTCCCCTGGGCTTCCAATCGGTCACGCGGCCGAAATCCTACCATCTCAAGAAGGTGACGAAATGA